In Allomuricauda ruestringensis DSM 13258, the following proteins share a genomic window:
- a CDS encoding glycosyltransferase family 4 protein has product MRIDFSIDSLKGGGAERVMVTIADALAENHEIRLITFNDDDKYVVSNKVKRIKLHQGSIKNHKLRSIYNLFRFYKKQEPKPDILISFMPTNGLIAIVVGLLLKINVIVSEHINHSFKKKNKKTLFIRKYFYRFADFITVLTSYDVDYYTNMGARVKVMPNPISVPSYSKPLLERNKTILLVGSLDRYHQKGFDSFLPVIAPILKENSDWTLKILGGGETGFAHLKGITEDLGIEENVEFAGFCPNVFEIMQDTQIFALPSRFEGLPMGLMEALSNGMACIAYDCVSGPSELIENQVNGILVENQNAESMQDNLRLLLEDDKLRMALATKAPQSMQKFTLSEIIRKWEALFKELSTD; this is encoded by the coding sequence ATGAGAATAGACTTTAGTATCGATAGTTTAAAAGGCGGTGGTGCCGAAAGAGTTATGGTAACCATAGCAGATGCACTTGCAGAAAATCATGAAATAAGATTGATAACTTTTAATGATGATGATAAATATGTGGTTTCAAATAAGGTAAAACGAATAAAACTGCATCAAGGTTCCATTAAAAACCATAAACTAAGATCCATTTATAATCTGTTCCGTTTTTACAAAAAACAAGAACCAAAACCTGATATTTTGATTTCTTTTATGCCCACAAATGGTCTAATTGCCATAGTTGTTGGGCTCTTGCTTAAAATCAATGTAATCGTTTCGGAACATATCAATCATTCATTTAAAAAGAAGAACAAAAAGACTTTATTCATTCGAAAGTACTTCTATAGATTTGCTGATTTTATTACTGTTTTGACTTCCTATGACGTAGATTATTATACCAACATGGGGGCGCGGGTTAAAGTTATGCCCAATCCAATTTCGGTACCCAGTTATTCTAAACCTTTGCTTGAAAGAAATAAAACAATTTTATTGGTCGGATCTTTAGATCGCTATCACCAAAAAGGATTTGATTCTTTTTTACCTGTAATTGCACCCATTCTCAAAGAAAACAGTGATTGGACACTAAAGATTTTAGGAGGAGGTGAAACTGGCTTTGCTCACCTTAAAGGAATCACCGAAGACTTAGGCATTGAAGAAAATGTGGAATTTGCTGGGTTTTGTCCTAATGTCTTTGAAATTATGCAGGATACTCAAATCTTTGCGCTCCCTTCAAGATTTGAAGGGCTCCCTATGGGATTGATGGAAGCACTTAGCAATGGCATGGCCTGTATTGCTTACGATTGTGTATCCGGGCCAAGTGAATTGATTGAAAATCAAGTAAATGGAATACTTGTGGAAAACCAAAATGCAGAATCGATGCAAGATAATCTGAGGCTTTTGTTAGAAGATGACAAGCTACGGATGGCTTTAGCTACTAAAGCTCCCCAAAGTATGCAAAAGTTCACTTTATCAGAGATTATTAGAAAGTGGGAAGCTTTATTCAAAGAACTAAGTACAGATTAA
- a CDS encoding glycosyltransferase family 4 protein yields MKIIQVITLSEPIGGAQMVLFNNTEAMVKSGHEVQVMVGQEGTLTKRLEALNVKVTCIPSLKREISPINDFKCYKTICELLKQEAPDIVISHSSKAGILCRLACHKIGVPNIFTVHGWSFTPGVKGLKRYVYMAIEKVMGRFTDHLITVSAFDFNLASKHSIVPESRMRVIYNGSPDFLKEERKEAKEDPITILMTARFSYQKDHMTLFKALQSLKDAPIQVDLVGHGDLHQEFVDLSKKMKIDHLITFHGESNDIPSFLNKSDIFVLTSRFEGLPLSICEAMSVGVPIVASDVGGVHEMVRDGYNGYLIPKENPNHLAEKLSNLIRDKELMVELGENSRKTFLETFSTHQMAASTEKYIEDILKKSSAK; encoded by the coding sequence ATGAAGATAATCCAGGTTATTACACTTAGCGAACCAATTGGTGGAGCTCAAATGGTGCTTTTCAATAACACGGAAGCCATGGTCAAAAGCGGTCATGAGGTTCAGGTAATGGTCGGACAAGAGGGCACTTTGACCAAACGGCTTGAAGCACTTAACGTAAAGGTTACCTGCATACCAAGTCTTAAAAGGGAAATTTCGCCCATAAACGACTTTAAATGCTACAAGACCATCTGCGAATTATTGAAACAGGAAGCACCGGATATTGTAATCTCGCATTCGTCCAAAGCAGGAATTTTATGCCGACTTGCTTGTCATAAAATAGGAGTGCCCAACATTTTCACAGTCCATGGTTGGTCGTTCACGCCCGGGGTAAAAGGGCTTAAGCGATATGTGTACATGGCCATTGAAAAAGTGATGGGCAGGTTTACCGACCATTTGATCACCGTTTCAGCATTTGATTTCAATTTGGCCTCAAAGCACAGCATAGTCCCCGAATCCAGAATGCGCGTAATTTATAACGGAAGTCCGGACTTTTTAAAAGAAGAACGGAAAGAAGCAAAAGAAGACCCGATTACCATATTGATGACGGCCCGTTTTTCGTATCAAAAGGATCACATGACCCTGTTCAAGGCCTTACAATCCTTAAAAGATGCACCTATCCAAGTGGATTTGGTGGGCCATGGGGATTTACACCAAGAATTTGTGGATCTGTCCAAGAAAATGAAGATCGATCATTTGATTACCTTTCATGGCGAAAGCAACGATATTCCCTCATTTTTGAACAAGTCGGATATTTTTGTGCTTACCTCCAGATTTGAGGGGCTCCCCCTTTCTATATGTGAGGCCATGTCCGTAGGAGTTCCCATAGTAGCTTCTGATGTGGGCGGGGTTCATGAAATGGTGAGGGACGGTTACAATGGATATTTAATTCCAAAAGAAAATCCCAACCATTTGGCAGAAAAGCTCTCCAATTTGATACGGGATAAGGAACTGATGGTGGAGTTGGGCGAGAATTCAAGAAAAACCTTTTTGGAAACCTTCTCAACACACCAAATGGCAGCCTCGACCGAAAAATATATCGAGGATATTTTAAAGAAAAGCTCAGCGAAATAA
- a CDS encoding O-antigen ligase family protein — protein MIGILVSQVYIADIHFFFVRVIKYIIIIWGGYEVVKNTTQKELWFFLLIGALSILGNIFLFQNPLADYGRYSGFYLDANNGGLVCLMGFALSFSIIKPLRLFGKLSFTGLGLITLSRTFMVTWLLLNLMSIRLSIKNAKMLLIGFGVLILLVTFNEFLPVKNERLEQIGALISGSQQNDVQALNEDSRTETWARYYDVLFENPIFGNGYHSFYGYGIVPTKWGVHNTYLLIWGESGIIPLLIFLAFLFKLFLRGYHQFQEKPHGLLMLSGLALFFMTNHNFMTNEYAIFILLWIAIQLKESSSFKSFEHYSIVNQGTMASEIEKT, from the coding sequence ATGATTGGTATCCTAGTCAGCCAAGTATATATTGCCGATATTCATTTCTTCTTTGTAAGGGTCATCAAATACATTATCATAATTTGGGGTGGGTATGAAGTGGTAAAAAATACAACTCAAAAGGAACTTTGGTTTTTTCTTTTGATTGGGGCCTTGTCCATTTTGGGGAATATCTTTCTTTTCCAAAACCCTCTGGCCGATTATGGTCGTTATAGTGGTTTTTATTTAGATGCGAATAATGGAGGCTTGGTCTGTTTAATGGGTTTTGCTCTAAGTTTTTCCATTATTAAACCCTTAAGGCTTTTTGGCAAGCTTTCGTTTACAGGATTAGGACTGATAACCCTATCCCGCACCTTTATGGTCACTTGGCTTTTGCTGAATCTGATGTCAATTCGTTTGAGTATAAAAAACGCCAAGATGTTGCTCATTGGATTTGGAGTGCTGATTTTGCTTGTAACCTTTAACGAGTTTTTGCCGGTTAAAAACGAACGCTTGGAACAGATTGGAGCATTGATCAGTGGTTCTCAACAAAATGATGTCCAAGCATTGAATGAAGACTCCAGAACCGAAACCTGGGCACGCTATTACGATGTGTTGTTTGAAAATCCAATTTTCGGTAATGGATACCATTCTTTTTATGGTTATGGTATTGTTCCAACAAAATGGGGTGTGCATAACACCTATTTATTGATTTGGGGCGAAAGCGGTATAATTCCTTTATTAATTTTTCTTGCCTTTCTTTTCAAATTGTTTTTGAGGGGATATCATCAATTTCAGGAAAAACCACATGGCCTATTAATGCTTAGTGGTTTGGCCCTCTTTTTTATGACCAACCATAATTTTATGACCAACGAATATGCCATTTTTATCCTCTTGTGGATAGCGATTCAATTAAAAGAGTCATCCAGCTTCAAATCTTTTGAACACTACTCAATTGTCAATCAAGGTACAATGGCTTCCGAAATCGAAAAAACATAG
- a CDS encoding pectate lyase family protein — protein MASHKTISYVSLLLLFISLTLSSCSKDSDLFDETIQNQIEEETTEDGELINPVSFSVNNDEFTISGAVESAILDVLKNDSIPSQELESFQIVAVSDALEGDISLNEDNTITYSPKPESANKAGNNGMVSDEFTYTVEVRGKGSQNKYEKKATVVVNTQYGSADMGALKAFPGAKGFGQNAVGGRGGRIIHVTNLNEDGPGSLVEAMYASGPRIVVFDVGGEIEWTSQRSIRNPNITILGQTAPYPGITIKGNGIRVMTSEVIIRYLRIRIAGESESDPIGITNHTSNSTVENVVVDHVSLTWGNDENFSITGDSGGSSNSPTQNITLQNSIIAENIDGNHYAALIGRNVHNFSMIQNYWANNGNRVPEHTYGDETDFEFVNNVLYNYNRAMTTSFGPATVESIGNVFKADSDYPPGQADHVYQLNSYENPDGLADEGYMYQTDNIQLGTNTHGMMNSNWESANQSSRRISSPYTPLPSSEVVDAVLNNVGPSVIFPDVVDARLIGNWTDENGIQGITDINTIGGFPNITSTARAATYDTDNDGMADVWEIHTFGNLTAKPSDDEDGNGYTNIEEFVFSLTMN, from the coding sequence ATGGCATCCCACAAAACCATTTCGTACGTGAGTCTTTTATTGCTTTTTATTTCCCTGACGCTTTCTTCATGTAGTAAGGATAGTGATTTGTTCGATGAAACGATTCAAAACCAAATTGAAGAAGAAACAACTGAGGATGGCGAACTCATAAACCCAGTATCCTTTAGTGTAAACAATGATGAATTCACCATTTCCGGAGCTGTGGAATCGGCTATCTTGGATGTATTGAAAAATGACAGTATTCCTTCCCAAGAATTGGAAAGCTTTCAAATTGTGGCAGTATCCGATGCCTTGGAAGGCGATATAAGCCTCAACGAGGATAATACCATAACCTATTCACCAAAACCGGAATCTGCCAACAAGGCCGGCAACAATGGTATGGTAAGCGACGAATTTACCTATACCGTGGAGGTACGAGGAAAAGGTAGTCAAAACAAATATGAAAAAAAGGCCACCGTGGTCGTAAACACCCAATATGGTAGCGCGGACATGGGAGCGTTAAAAGCGTTCCCCGGCGCCAAAGGTTTTGGCCAAAATGCCGTAGGCGGTAGAGGTGGACGTATTATCCATGTAACCAATTTAAATGAAGATGGACCAGGAAGTTTGGTAGAGGCTATGTATGCCAGTGGGCCAAGAATTGTGGTGTTTGATGTTGGAGGTGAAATAGAATGGACTTCACAGCGAAGTATAAGGAATCCAAACATTACCATACTTGGGCAAACCGCACCGTATCCAGGCATAACTATAAAGGGAAATGGAATCAGGGTAATGACATCAGAAGTTATCATTAGATATTTAAGGATTAGAATAGCGGGTGAGAGTGAATCCGATCCAATAGGCATTACTAACCATACATCTAACTCAACGGTTGAAAATGTAGTAGTTGACCATGTAAGCTTAACTTGGGGAAATGATGAAAACTTCTCTATAACCGGAGATTCTGGAGGATCATCAAATTCTCCAACTCAAAATATAACCCTTCAGAATTCAATAATAGCAGAAAACATCGATGGAAACCATTATGCAGCGTTGATTGGCAGAAATGTTCATAATTTTTCAATGATTCAAAATTATTGGGCCAATAATGGCAATAGAGTTCCTGAACATACTTATGGGGATGAAACTGATTTTGAGTTTGTGAATAATGTTCTTTATAATTATAACAGAGCTATGACAACAAGTTTTGGCCCAGCTACTGTTGAAAGTATAGGTAATGTTTTTAAAGCTGATTCTGATTACCCACCAGGGCAAGCTGATCATGTATACCAATTAAACAGTTACGAGAATCCGGATGGATTGGCAGATGAGGGCTACATGTATCAAACTGACAATATACAATTGGGGACTAATACGCATGGTATGATGAATAGCAACTGGGAATCTGCAAATCAATCATCTAGACGCATATCAAGCCCATACACTCCATTACCGAGTTCGGAGGTTGTTGATGCTGTTTTAAACAACGTTGGCCCTAGTGTCATTTTTCCTGATGTAGTTGATGCAAGATTGATTGGTAATTGGACGGATGAAAATGGAATTCAAGGCATTACAGACATTAATACCATTGGCGGATTTCCAAATATAACTTCCACTGCGCGTGCAGCAACTTATGATACCGATAATGATGGTATGGCAGACGTTTGGGAAATTCATACTTTTGGCAATTTAACGGCTAAACCCTCCGATGACGAGGATGGAAATGGTTATACCAACATTGAAGAATTTGTATTTTCATTGACCATGAATTAA
- a CDS encoding polysaccharide biosynthesis/export family protein, with the protein MKFQPRNIVLFLIAIIFLGSCASKEDVVYFQNAALSGLETQVKESTSTTRFKVDDLISIYVSTLDPEASAPFNLFRGTQEGGIRPEQVDYLVDKEGEIDFPVVGKVKVVGLTPEELRVKLTEHLSDYLKDPIINIRLKNFTVTVLGEVKRPGTYVVNGEQITIFEALGLAGDMTIKGMRKNVLVVREFDGTKVYYRIDLTNNSAAESPVYYLTQNDVVYVEPNKSAITSSTLDNRASITVSIVTALITSAVILISRN; encoded by the coding sequence ATGAAATTTCAACCTCGTAACATAGTACTTTTTTTAATTGCCATAATTTTTCTAGGATCCTGCGCATCTAAAGAGGATGTGGTTTATTTCCAAAATGCAGCCTTATCCGGTTTGGAGACACAGGTAAAGGAAAGCACATCCACTACTCGGTTCAAAGTCGATGATTTGATCAGTATTTATGTTTCCACCCTTGATCCAGAAGCCAGTGCCCCATTCAACCTTTTTAGGGGAACACAGGAAGGAGGCATTAGGCCAGAGCAGGTAGATTATTTAGTGGACAAAGAGGGCGAGATAGATTTTCCGGTCGTTGGTAAAGTCAAAGTAGTTGGACTTACCCCCGAAGAGTTACGGGTTAAACTGACCGAGCATTTATCGGATTATCTAAAAGACCCCATTATCAATATTAGATTAAAAAACTTTACCGTCACAGTTCTTGGAGAGGTGAAACGCCCCGGTACATACGTGGTCAATGGGGAGCAAATTACAATTTTCGAAGCCCTGGGGTTGGCCGGAGATATGACCATTAAAGGCATGCGAAAGAATGTTTTGGTGGTTAGGGAGTTCGACGGAACAAAAGTGTATTACCGGATTGACCTGACCAACAACAGTGCTGCGGAATCCCCTGTGTACTATCTAACACAAAACGATGTTGTTTATGTTGAACCGAACAAATCGGCCATAACCTCTTCCACTTTGGATAACAGGGCCAGTATCACGGTATCCATTGTAACGGCTTTGATTACATCCGCAGTTATTTTAATTTCAAGAAATTAA
- a CDS encoding nucleotide sugar dehydrogenase gives MKKIKNICCIGAGYVGGPTMSVIASKCPEITVNVVDINQKRIDLWNHEDLDKLPIYEPGLKEVVGKARGKNLFFSTEVDRAIDEADMIFISVNTPTKTYGKGKGQAADLKYIELCARNIAKVAVNDKIVVEKSTLPVRTAEALKSILENTGNNVNFEILSNPEFLAEGTAIDDLLDADRILIGGADTPSGQEAKDALSWVYEHWLPKERILQTNVWSSELSKLVANAFLAQRVSSINSISALCERTDANVAEVSKAIGYDSRIGSRFLNSSVGFGGSCFQKDILNLVYIAKSFGLQEVADYWEQVIIMNDYQKRRFADNIIATLYNTVSGKKIAFYGWAFKKDTNDTRESAAIYVADALLEENANIVVYDPKVSKETIYADLEYLGNKSREEIEKLVTVVNDPIEAAKDAHAIAVLTEWDEFKEYDWQAIHDLMLKPAFVFDGRRILDHKKMEALGFKFYKIGQNGS, from the coding sequence ATGAAAAAAATCAAGAATATTTGCTGTATTGGAGCCGGTTATGTTGGAGGCCCCACTATGTCTGTAATTGCCTCTAAATGTCCTGAAATAACGGTAAATGTAGTCGATATAAACCAAAAAAGAATAGATCTTTGGAACCATGAAGATTTGGATAAACTTCCCATTTACGAACCTGGCTTAAAAGAAGTTGTAGGAAAGGCCAGAGGGAAAAACCTGTTCTTCTCGACCGAGGTGGACCGCGCTATAGATGAGGCCGATATGATCTTCATTTCCGTGAACACACCAACAAAAACATACGGTAAGGGCAAAGGCCAAGCGGCTGACCTAAAATATATTGAACTATGTGCCCGAAACATAGCAAAAGTGGCCGTTAACGATAAAATTGTGGTTGAAAAATCCACACTTCCTGTTCGGACAGCCGAAGCGCTGAAAAGTATTTTGGAGAATACGGGCAACAATGTGAATTTTGAAATCCTGTCCAACCCCGAATTCCTCGCAGAAGGGACCGCTATTGATGACTTGCTCGATGCAGACCGTATATTGATAGGTGGTGCGGATACCCCATCTGGACAAGAAGCAAAGGATGCCTTAAGCTGGGTGTACGAGCACTGGCTGCCCAAAGAACGTATTTTACAGACCAATGTTTGGTCTTCTGAGCTCTCCAAACTTGTAGCCAATGCTTTTTTGGCGCAACGGGTCTCTTCCATCAATTCAATTTCGGCACTTTGTGAAAGAACAGATGCCAATGTTGCCGAAGTATCCAAGGCAATTGGATACGACTCCAGAATTGGATCTCGGTTTTTGAATTCCTCCGTTGGTTTTGGAGGGTCTTGTTTTCAAAAAGATATCTTGAACTTGGTTTACATTGCCAAAAGCTTTGGATTGCAAGAAGTTGCCGATTATTGGGAACAGGTAATCATAATGAACGATTACCAAAAAAGACGTTTTGCGGACAATATTATTGCCACGCTTTACAATACGGTTTCCGGCAAAAAAATAGCTTTCTATGGTTGGGCCTTTAAAAAGGACACCAACGATACCCGCGAATCCGCTGCCATTTATGTAGCAGATGCGCTATTGGAAGAAAACGCAAATATTGTGGTGTACGATCCAAAGGTGTCCAAAGAAACCATTTATGCCGATCTGGAATACCTTGGTAATAAATCAAGGGAAGAAATCGAAAAATTGGTGACCGTTGTAAACGATCCCATCGAAGCTGCAAAAGATGCCCATGCCATTGCCGTGTTAACCGAATGGGATGAATTTAAGGAGTATGATTGGCAAGCCATACACGATCTTATGCTTAAGCCAGCCTTTGTTTTTGATGGACGTAGAATTTTGGACCACAAAAAAATGGAGGCTCTGGGCTTTAAATTCTACAAAATCGGGCAAAACGGAAGCTAA
- a CDS encoding ATP-grasp fold amidoligase family protein translates to MKGFLKDLYNKNRTGFLVLRPIVLTYQFFLLKKYLSNEKFILRRFKDNFGYKLNLNEPKTLNEKINWLKLNYENPIGSKLADKYRVREYIKNKIGEEYLVPLAYMTNDPNNIIPENIPDYPVIIKTNHNSSGGIVIKNKKEEIDWKSIQNQLKANLAENYYWMGREMVYKDIEPLVIVEKLLSDRNGNVPYDYKVHCFNGKVQMINVDIDRGTSNQFCNWYDRDWNREPYEWGGRLPNGEFIKPSKTNVDKPKCLDKMIMLSESLSQQFKYLRVDWYVIDNNLYFGELTLYHHSGSKPIYPFEWDVKLGSRLIIS, encoded by the coding sequence ATGAAAGGTTTTTTAAAAGATTTATATAACAAAAATAGAACTGGGTTTTTAGTTCTTAGGCCTATTGTTTTAACCTACCAATTTTTCTTGCTCAAAAAATACCTGTCAAATGAAAAATTTATATTAAGAAGATTTAAAGATAATTTTGGTTACAAGCTAAATCTCAATGAACCCAAAACTTTAAATGAAAAAATTAATTGGTTAAAATTAAACTATGAGAATCCAATAGGCAGTAAACTTGCGGATAAATACCGTGTTAGAGAATATATTAAAAATAAAATCGGGGAAGAATATTTGGTACCTCTCGCCTATATGACCAATGATCCAAATAATATAATCCCAGAAAACATACCAGATTATCCAGTTATTATTAAAACCAATCATAATAGTTCTGGAGGAATTGTCATTAAGAATAAAAAGGAAGAAATTGACTGGAAATCCATTCAAAATCAGTTAAAAGCAAATTTAGCTGAAAACTATTATTGGATGGGTCGTGAAATGGTTTACAAAGATATCGAGCCTCTAGTAATTGTAGAAAAGTTATTAAGTGACCGAAATGGCAATGTTCCTTATGATTATAAAGTACATTGTTTTAATGGTAAAGTACAGATGATTAATGTTGATATTGATAGAGGAACCAGCAATCAATTCTGTAATTGGTATGATAGGGACTGGAATCGAGAGCCTTACGAATGGGGAGGCAGACTTCCAAATGGGGAATTTATTAAACCAAGTAAAACAAACGTCGATAAACCAAAGTGCTTGGATAAAATGATTATGTTATCCGAAAGCTTATCACAACAATTTAAATACTTAAGGGTGGATTGGTACGTTATTGACAATAATCTTTATTTTGGTGAATTAACGCTATACCATCATTCAGGAAGCAAGCCTATATATCCTTTTGAATGGGATGTAAAGTTGGGTAGTAGATTAATTATATCCTAA
- the murJ gene encoding murein biosynthesis integral membrane protein MurJ: protein MQKEDKNWRSLIKKIWKKFQGQLFSNMLTVAVVSLLVKGIAFFKEILIADTFGISELLDTYLIAVLVPSFVQNVFIGSYSSVFIPNYVAEKSHQQQSIGAFQGSSFIITLALALIMMGITYLGIDVYLEVLFPGHEPHYYELIKTQLWIVLPCMLFWGVSSLISGLLMVNDEFLYSSLKGLFVPLTTIIFLAFFHQNLQEKTLAIGMLVGSVLSLIYLIVIGTKKKVICIDKPNFKSHNIQILIKQFPAKISSSLIHGMNPMVDQYFSAQLAVGAIASLNYGSKVPVVVLGLISIPVGSTLLPYFSKKALDGSKTLFNYLNKILASGLGLGSILAILLILLSKLIITLFFERGTFTSSDTDQVYIIQQMYLIQIPFYISAIVMNKYLNAINKNNFLVLSSVVNLILNIVLNYIFLKLMGVKGIALATSIVYFVNALIIYLYIRKIHNNQTASI from the coding sequence ATGCAGAAAGAGGATAAAAATTGGCGCTCCCTAATTAAAAAGATTTGGAAAAAATTTCAAGGCCAACTATTTTCCAACATGTTGACCGTAGCGGTAGTATCGCTACTGGTCAAAGGTATTGCCTTTTTTAAGGAAATATTGATTGCTGACACCTTTGGTATTTCTGAGCTTTTGGATACGTATTTGATTGCTGTTTTGGTTCCTTCTTTTGTACAAAACGTATTTATAGGTTCCTATAGTTCAGTATTTATACCCAATTATGTTGCAGAAAAAAGCCATCAACAGCAAAGTATAGGGGCTTTTCAGGGTTCAAGCTTCATCATTACGCTGGCTTTGGCCCTAATCATGATGGGAATAACTTATTTAGGTATTGATGTTTATTTGGAAGTGTTATTTCCTGGTCATGAACCACATTATTACGAACTGATTAAAACTCAATTGTGGATTGTGTTGCCCTGTATGCTATTTTGGGGGGTATCGTCTTTAATATCTGGCCTATTAATGGTAAACGATGAATTTCTGTATTCTTCCTTAAAAGGCCTATTTGTTCCCTTGACAACCATTATCTTTCTAGCATTTTTCCATCAAAATTTACAAGAAAAAACGCTTGCCATAGGTATGTTGGTTGGTAGTGTATTAAGCCTTATATATTTAATAGTCATTGGAACCAAAAAGAAAGTGATATGTATTGACAAACCAAATTTTAAAAGCCATAATATTCAAATTCTTATAAAACAATTTCCTGCAAAAATATCATCCAGTTTGATACACGGAATGAATCCAATGGTTGACCAATATTTTTCTGCTCAGTTAGCGGTAGGTGCCATTGCTTCCCTTAACTATGGGAGTAAAGTTCCTGTAGTGGTGCTAGGACTTATCAGTATTCCTGTAGGTAGTACACTGCTCCCCTATTTTTCAAAAAAAGCACTGGATGGAAGCAAAACACTTTTTAATTACCTTAATAAAATATTAGCTTCTGGATTGGGCCTTGGAAGTATTTTAGCCATCCTACTCATTTTATTATCAAAACTTATCATCACCCTATTTTTTGAACGCGGCACATTTACCAGTTCGGATACGGATCAAGTTTATATCATACAGCAAATGTATTTGATTCAAATACCCTTCTATATTTCTGCCATTGTGATGAACAAATATTTGAACGCAATAAACAAAAATAATTTTTTGGTATTGTCTTCAGTGGTAAACTTGATTTTAAACATTGTATTGAATTACATATTCTTAAAACTAATGGGAGTTAAGGGAATCGCTTTGGCCACATCCATAGTTTATTTTGTAAATGCCTTAATTATTTATCTGTACATCAGAAAAATACATAATAATCAAACAGCATCTATATAA
- a CDS encoding NAD-dependent epimerase has translation MNILVTGAAGFIGYHLCELLIKNGHTVIGLDNINDYYDVGLKYARIQQLGIPRAKAEVDGQISSSTLHGEQMKFIKLDLADRQGLDRLFQENTFDVVCNLGAQAGVRYSLENPDAYIQSNVVGFANLLECCRHGNVKHLVYASSSSVYGLNEKIPFSTEDTVDRPISIYAATKKSNELMAHTYSHLYQLPTTGLRFFTVYGPWGRPDMALFLFVDAIKKGKPINVFNYGNMARDFTYVDDIVGGMSKIIETPVAESKRKDELYKIYNIGNNKQVKLTDFIDAIESSLDTPAKRNLMPIQPGDVESTWADVNDLIRDYDYKPDTPIEKGVKEFVDWYNDFYE, from the coding sequence ATGAACATCTTAGTAACTGGGGCAGCAGGATTTATAGGATACCACCTTTGTGAGCTTCTGATCAAAAACGGACATACCGTAATTGGTTTGGACAATATCAACGATTATTATGATGTTGGGTTAAAATATGCCCGTATACAGCAACTGGGCATTCCAAGAGCTAAAGCAGAAGTGGACGGACAAATATCCTCAAGCACATTGCATGGCGAGCAAATGAAGTTCATAAAACTCGATCTCGCCGACCGCCAAGGTTTGGATCGGCTATTTCAAGAAAACACTTTCGATGTAGTCTGTAATCTGGGGGCCCAGGCCGGAGTACGTTATAGTTTGGAAAATCCCGATGCATACATTCAAAGCAATGTGGTGGGTTTCGCCAATTTATTGGAATGCTGCCGACATGGCAACGTTAAGCACTTGGTGTATGCCAGTAGCTCCAGCGTTTACGGATTGAACGAAAAAATTCCCTTTTCTACGGAAGACACCGTGGATAGGCCCATTAGTATTTATGCTGCCACCAAAAAGAGCAATGAGCTTATGGCACACACCTATAGCCACTTGTACCAGCTGCCCACTACCGGGCTTCGGTTCTTTACCGTTTATGGCCCTTGGGGCAGACCGGACATGGCCCTGTTCCTCTTTGTGGATGCCATAAAAAAGGGCAAGCCCATTAATGTGTTCAACTATGGCAATATGGCCAGAGACTTTACCTATGTGGACGATATTGTCGGAGGAATGTCCAAAATTATTGAAACGCCTGTAGCAGAAAGCAAACGAAAGGACGAACTTTATAAGATTTATAATATTGGCAACAACAAACAGGTTAAGCTTACGGATTTTATTGATGCCATTGAGTCCTCTTTGGACACACCCGCCAAACGTAATTTAATGCCCATTCAACCTGGTGATGTAGAAAGTACTTGGGCAGACGTGAACGACCTGATAAGAGACTACGACTACAAGCCCGATACGCCCATTGAAAAGGGAGTAAAGGAATTTGTGGACTGGTATAATGATTTTTATGAATAA